A window of the Cucurbita pepo subsp. pepo cultivar mu-cu-16 chromosome LG01, ASM280686v2, whole genome shotgun sequence genome harbors these coding sequences:
- the LOC111793220 gene encoding cytochrome c, with the protein MASFDEAPPGNSKAGEKIFKTKCAQCHTVDKGAGHKQGPNLNGLFGRQSGTTPGYSYSAANKNMAVIWEEKTLYDYLLNPKKYIPGTKMVFPGLKKPQDRADLIAYLKESTA; encoded by the exons ATGGCGAGCTTTGACGAAGCCCCCCCCGGCAATTCCAAAGCTGGAGAGAAGATCTTCAAGACCAAATGCGCTCAGTGCCACACTGTCGACAAAGGAGCTGGTCACAAGCAAG GTCCCAATTTGAATGGGCTATTTGGACGGCAATCTGGTACAACTCCTGGATACTCTTACTCCGCTGCCAACAAGAATATGGCTGTGATATGGGAAGAGAAGACATTGTATGATTACTTGCTTAACCCCAAGAAG TATATACCCGGAACGAAGATGGTTTTCCCAGGGCTGAAGAAACCGCAGGATCGTGCCGACCTTATTGCTTATCTGAAGGAATCAACTGCTTAA